In Chengkuizengella sediminis, the sequence TTTGTTCTCCAGACGTTATTCTAGCTAGTAATACTTCAACATTAAGTTTAACGGAACTGGCAAGTAAAACAAAACATCCTGAAAGAGTAATTGGATTACATTTTTTACACCCTGTTGCTGAAATTGATTTAGTGGAAATTATAAGAGGATTAAGAACATCTGAAGAAACCTTTCTAAGTACATTGAATTTTGTGCAAGAAACGATAGAGAAAAAAGGGATTATGGTTTACGAATCCCCAGGGTTTGTTACTTCCCGTTTAATCTGTTTATTAATTAATGAAGCACTTCACACATTAGAGGAAGGTGTCGCTTCTGCAGAGGATATTGATACAGCAATGAGACTGGGTTATGATTTCCGTTATGGTCCGCTTGAAATGTGTGATCGATTTGGATTGGATGCTGTATTGGCAGCATTGGATCGTTTATTCCGTGAATTTGGAGATTTGAAATATCGTCCATCTTATTTATTGAAAAAGATGGTAAGAGCTGGTAATCTTGGAGTGAAAACAGGAGAGGGATTTTTTAGATATGATGTGGATGGTGATCGGATATGAAAATATTAGTGATCAATGCAGGTAGTTCATCTTTGAAATACCAACTATATAATATGGAAAATGAATCAGTACTCGCAAAGGGAAGGGTGGAAAGAATTGGTTTTGAATCCTCAATATTGTCTCATGAACCTGAGGGTAAACCTGAAGTAACAGAAGTGAGTGAGATTCTAGATCATACAACAGCAATAAAAAAAGTAGTGCAAATGTTAGTCCATCAAGAACATGGTATAATAAAATCTGTTGATGAAATTGAAGCGGTTGGTCATCGCGTAGTGCATGGAGGGGAGAGTTTTTCTAACTCTGTCATCGTAACACAAGAGGTTAAACAAGAAATTAAAAAATTGTTTGACTTAGCTCCATTACATAATCCTGCTCATATGATGGGAATTCAAGCCGTTGAGATAACAATGCCAAACATTCCTCAAGCAGTTGTATTTGATACCGCATTTCATCAGACCATGCCTGCATCCTCTTATCTTTATCCAATACCTAAGGCATTATATAAGAAATACAAAATCAGAAGATATGGATTTCATGGAACATCACATGATTATGTAAGTCAAAGAGCTGCTGAATTTTTAGGTGAGAATCTAGAAGACCTTAAAATTGTCACCTGCCATATAGGAAATGGTGTAAGTTGTACAGCTATAAAAGATGGTAAATCTTTTGACACTAGTATGGGGATGACTCCATTAGAAGGATTAATGATGGGAACACGAAGTGGTGATTTAGATCCTGCTGTTGTACCTTATATTATGGGGAAAGTAGATTTAAGAATATCAGAAGTGAATTCCATGTTAAATAAACATAGTGGGCTCATGGCTATTTCTGGGCACAGCAGTGACATGAGAGAAATTGAAGAGGATATGAATGAAGGAGATGCTAATGCTAAGCTTGCTTTTGATATGTATGAATATCGATTGCGAAAATATATTGGTTCTTATGCTGCTGCTATGGATGGTATGGATGTTCTTGTGTTTACAGCGGGGGTTGGTGAAAATTCAGTTACTTTAAGAAAAAGAATTTGTGAACAATTGACCTTTTTTGGAATTGAATTAGATGATAATATAAATGAGACTAGGTCTTCTGAAGAACGTAGAATTTCATCCAACAATTCAAAAGTAGAAGTGTTAGTGATACCTACGAATGAAGAATTAGTTATTGCTAGAGATACTTATAAACTTATAAAGTAATTAGGGGAGAGTAAAGATTTCAATTAAATTAAGTGTAAAAGGGTGATGATATGAGTAATAAATGTATGGTTCGTGAAGTTGGACAATATGTAGGACAGGAAGTAACAATCGGATGTTGGGTTCACAATAAAAGATCAAGCGGGAAAATTCAATTTTTACAATTAAGAGATGGTACTGGTTTTATCCAAGGTGTCATGGTTAAACAAGAAGTAGAAGAAGAAATCTGGTTAGCAGCTAAAGAGTTAACTCAAGAAAGCTCTTTATATGCGACAGGAATTGTAAGGGAAGAAGAGAGAAGTCCTTCCGGATTTGAGCTAACTTTAACAGGTGTAAAAGTCATCCACCTAACAAAAGATTATCCAATTACTCCGAAGGAACATGGTGTTGACTTTTTAATGGACCATCGTCATTTATGGATGCGTGCACCTAGACAACGTGCAATTTTGGTCATTCGAAATGAAATTATTAGAGCAGTACATCAGTTTTTTAATGAAAAAGGGTTCACAATGGTGGATGCACCGATTCTTACGCCTTCATCATGTGAAGGAACGACAGAATTATTTCATACAAAATATTTTGAAGAAGATGCTTTTCTTTCACAAAGTGGACAACTCTATATGGAAGCAGCTGCTATGGCACTAGGGCGTGTATATTCCTTTGGTCCAACATTCAGAGCAGAAAAATCAAAAACACGTAGACATTTGATAGAATTTTGGATGATTGAACCTGAGATGGCGTTTGTAGAACATGAGGAAAGCTTACAAATACAAGAACAATTTATTTCACACATCGTACAATCGGTTCTGGAAAATTGCCAAAAAGAGCTTAAATTTTTGAAGAGAGATTTAAGTAAACTTGAACAAATTACAGGGGACTTCCCTCGTATTACATACGATGAAGCGATTCAGTTTTTACAAGATAAAGATTTTGAGATTAAATGGGGAGAGGATTTTGGGGCTCCACACGAAACAGCTATTGCTGAACATTATGATAAACCCGTATTTATCACAAATTATCCAACAGAGTTAAAATCATTTTACATGAAACCTGATCCAGAACGACCAGAAGTCGTTTTATGTGCAGACCTTATTGCCCCTGAAGGATATGGTGAAATCATCGGAGGAAGTCAAAGAATAGATGACGTACAATTAATGGAACAGCGATTTGCTGAGCATAAATTATCCGAGGAAGCGTATCAATGGTATATGGATTTAAGAACGTATGGTTCTGTTCCTCATTCTGGTTTTGGACTAGGATTAGAAAGAACGGTAGCTTGGATTTGTGGAATAGAGCATGTTCGCGAAACGATTCCGTTCCCACGTCTATTACATCGCATGTACCCATAAGTGAATGTTCAAAAAGTATGGAAAACCTCCTTTTTGAACCAAAAGATAAGATCAATGAGGAGGCAGATTTGAATGAATAACAGCTTTGACATCTCTCAGATATCAAAAGGAATTCAAATGGGTATAAAAGAGGGAACTGTAACTGTTCCTAACTTATTATTAAAATATTATAAAAAACTGAATCTTTCTGAAGTGGAAGTGATGATGATCATTCATATCCTTTCTTTTAAGGAAAAAGATCACAAAGATTTTCCAACATTAGAGGAAATTCAATTCAGAATGAGTGTCTCCCCTGATCAAGTTATTTACTTTATGCAAAAAATGATGAAGGACGGTATTTTAAATATAGATGAACACATTGATCCTGTTACAGGTATGCAGTCTGAACGATATAATTTGGAAGCTATAAATGAGAAATTAATTGAATGTTATATAGATGACATTTTGATGTCGGATTCAACTGAGCTAGATCATAATGAGATTGAATCACAAAATGAATCAAACCTATTTTCGGTTTTTGAAAAAGAATTTGCTAGACCTCTATCACCCATGGAGCTTGAGACGATATCAGGTTGGATTGATCATGATCAATATAAAGAGGAACTTATTTTGGCGGCTCTAAAAGAAGCAGTTTTTGCAGGTAAAGTACATTTTCGATATATTGATCGGATTTTATTAGATTGGAATCGAAATCGAGTTTTTACTGCTCAACAAGCGAAAGATTATTCGCAGAAGTTTAGAGGAGTCAGATAAATTTATATTTGTTTAAATAATGAAAGCTATTGATAGTTTACTATTGATAGCTTTTTATGATTTTGTAAAATGAAAAATAAGTGCACTCTTGCCTAGTTAGAGCATATACTGCCATTGTTAAAACATATCAAGGAGGAAGTGACTTGATCATGAGAAACAATGGGACAAATCGTATAGATCACAATAATAAAAATATGTATTCTTTTAGACATCAGTCAACTGAGTATGTACCTGCAACTAATAAAGTGTATGCAGGGCAAACTATTAGCACCTACATTCCTGGTTATGGGAATGTGCGAGCGTACGTAAGAAGTGTTAACCAATTTAATGGAATGTTGGGGCTTGATATACATTCTGTATATGGCAGTTGGCAGCCCATACAAGTTCATTATTCATATTTGGTTGGATCAGCTCTACCCCCTTTCCGAGTAAATCCTTTTGAAATTTTAAGTTGTACAAACAATTGGATCGAATTTAAGTTAACCGACGGAACTGTTATTACTGCTTATCTTAAATCTTTTAATATGAATCATGTAGAGGGTTTTGTCTCCCACAATGCTTTTAAATCAATGATATGTCAAGGAAAGGTTATAATGAACGAAGAAGAAGCAAAGCCATGTCTCAAACAATGGGTTACAGTAGTACTACACAATGATATGTCATTATCCTTTTATTTAACAAGTTATAACCAAAACTATGTTGGTGGCTATTTAAAAATATCTGAGTTGCTTCCACTATCAAATAATGTAGAGTCTGTTGTCTGTTTAGGAAATGGAGATATTTAGGAACATTTAATTGAAAAGCTTCTTCACGGGGTGTGATAGAAGCTTTTGTATGCCTTAAAATTCTATTACTCTATTGACCTCCTCTTCAAGACTTAATGATTAACATCCTGTGTTTTCTATTAATGGTGCACATATTCTCATTAACTGATCTTGAGTAAGGGTAAGGCCACTCACTGTAAATCCATCAGCATCTGCTGCAAAAGTATTCACGATGACGTTTTTACTACCTGGATGTTTGATCCTTATTTCATAGTGTACTGTATTTAAAGTATCATCAAATTCCATTGTTTCACCTGGAGATAAATCAACCTCCTGATCGAAGAGGACTACAGGTGGGGAGGGAACCCAATCTATGACTTGAAATCGAACCGTCTCTGTTTTTTTTGAATTTAGATTCACTAGCTCTAAGTGTGCATTTACCGTATCTTCAGTCGTATTTAATACTCCCGTTGATAATACTTTACATTTTCTTTTTTTAAATTTTTTTCGACCCATTGAAACACCTCCTATCATTTTAGATATAATATTCTATGCTTGCTAGATTACTAATGTATAGACAAGTAACACATGCTATTAAAAAACCACTCCTACCTATTAAAAAACCACTTTTGAACAAAACTCCTATAGGAGCCTTTGAGATATTTAATTCTAGGGGCATCATATGTAGAAAATAACAAAAGACCTCACAGTTAGAGGTCTAGGGAGTAAAATTCAATTTTGTTAAAAATGTATCTGTATCACCTTCAAATGTAAAAAAGAGAGGTCTATTTTCCTTATCAAAAACCATTAAATAGGGAGCTTCTCGAGTAGAAAATACAATGATGACTTCATCTACAAGCTCATTTATCCATTGGTTTTTTACTAAAAAACTAGGATCTAAAGGAATTTTTACTAAATATCCTTCGCTTGGAATAGGATCAATTCTAACATATAACCCTGTTATCCCTTTAAGAAATGTCTCTGCATCTTGTTGTAAGCCTATATTGACTTTAATATATTTGAGGACTTCTCCTTTACTTATGTCAAAAATTTCAATCTGTTTATTGGTCTGTGCAATAACAGTTTCGAAAATTAAACTAATAAATAGTATCAGTATTATTTTTTTAATCATTAGAACCCACCTCATTGGTATTATTCCCTAAAAGTGAGGTAGCAATTTATATAAGACTATTCGTTTTTTGTTTTATTTGGAAAACATATTGATTATACAGCTTTTTAAAATTACATGATGGATTTTGTAAGAATTTTGTGAGAGGAATTTGATATATTATAGATTAACGAATATAAACAGAAAAAAGTAATTTAGGTCAAATATATCCGATAAAAATAGACGGATTAGTAGGAGTATAGAATGAAAAAAATAATGATCGCTATTACAATACTTATCTTTTCATATTTAATAATTTTTACAGTAATACATCTGTTTGGTCCCAAGCAACAAAACATTCTATCAGCTGAAAAAGGAGTGTTGGATCTATCTGAGTGGAATTTTACAAACGATGGTAAAATGCCGCTAAATGGGGAATGGGAGTTTTATCCTTATATGTTACTAGATGCTGGTGACTTTAAACCAATGGAGAAGCATGGGCTTACACCTAGGTATGTTCAGGTTCCTGCCATTTGGACAGCTTATGATATCGATGGTCAGTCTATGAGTGCATATGGTGAAGCAACCTACAGGTTAAAAATTAAAATTGATGATGGGGAAGGAAAAGTTTTTGGACTTAAAACATCAGTTATACGTATGTCCAATCGGATTTTTGTTAACGGGGAAATCATCGGCAATAGTGGAGAACCCGGGGAAAAAGATGTATACACACCTGCAAATACCCCATATGTTGTTTATCTTACTTTGCAGAATGGAATTAACGAAATCATTATACAGGTGGCAAACTATGATTTTTTAGCAGGCGGAGGAATCATTAACTCTATCTATTTGGGAGACCAACATCATATCTCCCAATTAAGAGATAAATCGTTGATGCATGATTGGGTACAAAGTAGTGTGTTTATCATTATGGGTCTTTTTTTTGCTGGGCTGTACTCTCAGAGGAAGAAAGATTTATTATTACTATTTTTTTCCATTTATTGTTTGTGTGCAGGGTTATATACGGTTGTTATCGGTGAAAAAGTGTGGTATATGGTATTTCCTGAAACTCCGTATGGTTTATTTTTAAGGATTCAGACAATTTCAACTGTACTTGCCAACATTTCTTTATATTTATTTATTTTTACAGCATTTAAAAATATAGTATCAAAGTGGATTGTAATGATGGCTGTTACAATAGGATCTTTAATTTTGATTTATTTTATTTTGTTTCCTCATTATATACCATTATGGATGCTCATCTTAACCTCTGTTTATTTTGGAGTGGCATCAGTTTATTCTGCTTACGTCATGATTAAATGTGCTTTAGAGAAGATGGAAGGCAGTGTATATATGATCATTGGGACGATTGCTATGACCAATTATTATATTAAGTATAATATGTTGGAATATGGAATCATGCATGGAGACACATTGGTAACTTTATTCCCAATAGAATCCTTTGTTTTTTTGATTATGTTTGCTTTATTGATGTCATTGCAGTTTTCAAATGCTTTTAAGAGAAACGAACAGTTATCTAAAGAATTATTGGAAGTTGATAAAGTGAAGGATGAATTTTTAGCTAAAACTTCACATGAACTAAAAACACCGCTGCACGGGATTATCAATATTTCCTCATTTTTATTGGATGAAAAAGATGCGGGGATATCAATAAAACAAAAAGAAAATCTTTCATTGATTCATGATACATCCATGAAATTATCTAACTTAGTAAATGATCTTATTGATGTAACAAGATTGAAAAATGGAGAATTTAGGTTGCATCTTACTAAGGTCGATTTAAAGGTATCCACACAAATTGTTTTTGATGTATTGACTTTTGAGATTCAAGGGAAACAAATTCAATTAATGAATGAAATTGGTGAAGTGGCTTTAGTCATTGCAGATGAAAATCGAATCAGACAAATTTTATATAATTTAATTCAAAATGCAATCAAACATACGGAGATAGGTAAGATCATTGTCTCTTCTAAATTAATGGATGATAAAATCTATTTTTATGTTGAGGACACAGGGACAGGGATACCAATAGAAAAACAAGAAGAAATCTTTGGTTACTTTGAACAACTAGATCAGATGTCACCTCAAGATGGATATCAAAGTATGGGATTAGGGTTGTATATTAGTCGACAGCTTATCGAAAAAATGAATGGTGAGATTTGGGTAGATTGGTCTGAGGTTGGAA encodes:
- a CDS encoding 3-hydroxyacyl-CoA dehydrogenase family protein, translating into MLLFKKIGVVGAGTMGQGIAEMLSKKGLEVYLVEKTEEKLEQSWNSIEISLDKQLEKWAITEAEKKLTLSKIEKITNVHKLSECEMIIETITENLRDKKKVFEMLDEICSPDVILASNTSTLSLTELASKTKHPERVIGLHFLHPVAEIDLVEIIRGLRTSEETFLSTLNFVQETIEKKGIMVYESPGFVTSRLICLLINEALHTLEEGVASAEDIDTAMRLGYDFRYGPLEMCDRFGLDAVLAALDRLFREFGDLKYRPSYLLKKMVRAGNLGVKTGEGFFRYDVDGDRI
- a CDS encoding acetate/propionate family kinase, producing the protein MKILVINAGSSSLKYQLYNMENESVLAKGRVERIGFESSILSHEPEGKPEVTEVSEILDHTTAIKKVVQMLVHQEHGIIKSVDEIEAVGHRVVHGGESFSNSVIVTQEVKQEIKKLFDLAPLHNPAHMMGIQAVEITMPNIPQAVVFDTAFHQTMPASSYLYPIPKALYKKYKIRRYGFHGTSHDYVSQRAAEFLGENLEDLKIVTCHIGNGVSCTAIKDGKSFDTSMGMTPLEGLMMGTRSGDLDPAVVPYIMGKVDLRISEVNSMLNKHSGLMAISGHSSDMREIEEDMNEGDANAKLAFDMYEYRLRKYIGSYAAAMDGMDVLVFTAGVGENSVTLRKRICEQLTFFGIELDDNINETRSSEERRISSNNSKVEVLVIPTNEELVIARDTYKLIK
- the asnS gene encoding asparagine--tRNA ligase; the encoded protein is MSNKCMVREVGQYVGQEVTIGCWVHNKRSSGKIQFLQLRDGTGFIQGVMVKQEVEEEIWLAAKELTQESSLYATGIVREEERSPSGFELTLTGVKVIHLTKDYPITPKEHGVDFLMDHRHLWMRAPRQRAILVIRNEIIRAVHQFFNEKGFTMVDAPILTPSSCEGTTELFHTKYFEEDAFLSQSGQLYMEAAAMALGRVYSFGPTFRAEKSKTRRHLIEFWMIEPEMAFVEHEESLQIQEQFISHIVQSVLENCQKELKFLKRDLSKLEQITGDFPRITYDEAIQFLQDKDFEIKWGEDFGAPHETAIAEHYDKPVFITNYPTELKSFYMKPDPERPEVVLCADLIAPEGYGEIIGGSQRIDDVQLMEQRFAEHKLSEEAYQWYMDLRTYGSVPHSGFGLGLERTVAWICGIEHVRETIPFPRLLHRMYP
- a CDS encoding DnaD domain-containing protein; protein product: MNNSFDISQISKGIQMGIKEGTVTVPNLLLKYYKKLNLSEVEVMMIIHILSFKEKDHKDFPTLEEIQFRMSVSPDQVIYFMQKMMKDGILNIDEHIDPVTGMQSERYNLEAINEKLIECYIDDILMSDSTELDHNEIESQNESNLFSVFEKEFARPLSPMELETISGWIDHDQYKEELILAALKEAVFAGKVHFRYIDRILLDWNRNRVFTAQQAKDYSQKFRGVR
- a CDS encoding ATP-binding protein — encoded protein: MKKIMIAITILIFSYLIIFTVIHLFGPKQQNILSAEKGVLDLSEWNFTNDGKMPLNGEWEFYPYMLLDAGDFKPMEKHGLTPRYVQVPAIWTAYDIDGQSMSAYGEATYRLKIKIDDGEGKVFGLKTSVIRMSNRIFVNGEIIGNSGEPGEKDVYTPANTPYVVYLTLQNGINEIIIQVANYDFLAGGGIINSIYLGDQHHISQLRDKSLMHDWVQSSVFIIMGLFFAGLYSQRKKDLLLLFFSIYCLCAGLYTVVIGEKVWYMVFPETPYGLFLRIQTISTVLANISLYLFIFTAFKNIVSKWIVMMAVTIGSLILIYFILFPHYIPLWMLILTSVYFGVASVYSAYVMIKCALEKMEGSVYMIIGTIAMTNYYIKYNMLEYGIMHGDTLVTLFPIESFVFLIMFALLMSLQFSNAFKRNEQLSKELLEVDKVKDEFLAKTSHELKTPLHGIINISSFLLDEKDAGISIKQKENLSLIHDTSMKLSNLVNDLIDVTRLKNGEFRLHLTKVDLKVSTQIVFDVLTFEIQGKQIQLMNEIGEVALVIADENRIRQILYNLIQNAIKHTEIGKIIVSSKLMDDKIYFYVEDTGTGIPIEKQEEIFGYFEQLDQMSPQDGYQSMGLGLYISRQLIEKMNGEIWVDWSEVGKGTRFGFTLPRADQSEQIAGRELIPQVNTVVSSNHDFDLVKQHEHTILIVDDEPSNIQILLNLLSKYEYNVITAFSAKGALRKLEKYKQIDLAILDVMMPEMSGIELCQKIRGTHSLLELPVLFATVKDLPEDIELGFKAGANDYITKPFDSKTILARIQTLLSMKSSMEEAFHNELAFLQAQIKPHFLHNALSVIVSFCYTNIEEAIRLLSMLNQYLRIIYNTDHTTMYVPLKRELQLVQAYVEIEKARFNWFEFSNDIDINLEDIHVPSLCIQPFIENAIRHGLFHKKGQGLVQLIIRNQKETIRVIIEDNGVGIPDEVIQQFEKDELGNGGIGMSNIKKRLDAMNGSIYVESKIGKGTKITIELPNNRGLNEK